One Sanguibacter keddieii DSM 10542 genomic window carries:
- a CDS encoding carboxypeptidase regulatory-like domain-containing protein yields MTEQITPTPAVGLGAPSVLVEPGAHAPAGRAATLRVHARNLADGPRDVTVTVMGLDDGWSPEPVRLPAVEPDATVSTEIDLLPVVGAVPGDYPFVVVVQSAAPGAGPTTTLAESVLVVDAPSEVLLTVEPADSRMRMRRRLSVVLSNTGVEPVELTVKTQTSRGLRLELPSRTLTVPGRQTVRMSATARNQRPQLMGHLDRRTFSVVAQGRQAPARFSGTVTARPLVSAAMMRVVGLLMVVVLWGGGLLVALPWFTDRAGDQPVTAQPAATVVTDPAAGPDGSGGTEGAAGGSGADGSGAPGEDDGVLPDAGVRVGGVVTADDPSGVRVQIAPASIIPTTTQQTAAGTPAASGGGGGAARGAGTSRVVPAAVVAGTGTSGTLASSDDATSSSGSARAITKTSALGLPLGSTSAAGQSSTVSAARSTETGSDGAWAFAGLAPTLNYLVTVSKPGYQTVRQVVSGAEAAAAALDVTLVAGDGSLSGVVTGPDGAGAGGVTVVLSDGTTTVSTTTATSGTVGSWAVDGLSTPSTYLVTAQGAGLGAQSVLVTLSAGGSATAPLSLQDGVATLSGTVTGPDALGAVSGVGGATVTATAGDTTRTASTLTSGRPGAYSLADLPVPGSYTLTVEAPGFATQTLELDLGPESSAAPADVLLGSSSGVAQGTVRDTAGTALSGAGLSLTNGTDAYKTMSTSDGSGSFRFNGIVPGEYVLSAELFGHLTASTTVTVASGGTVGADLVLTPVAGDGLVDTSRIRGRASDARTNGQIDCVALAPGEECLVTVSLTAQNPDGTQRQVTVTSEPDLEYVIPAADDTGLLPGLYELTVSAPGYESSSVKVNVPMAQTVSAGQVALFPSPSLSGTVLTRIGAVPDGTCVVAVASGQPAPTGGCTAPAPDTCQVDGGRCAFTGVNGGYTITSMPAGTYTVTVLPGSAEYRVSGTIPPVTLVPGDVRRVDVTLDRLARLSVTTLVDRGTGAITPAAGAVVTPVLLAGSGKPVVPGAPGTPGTPVVSVDGVAALSMLEPGTYRFDVTWQDDDGVQLTGSIAGIELAFNQERTTQLVLTRTVRVFQGALMTQLTAGIQTPVEDREVVVTGIIGYDGVTPVRSSVTLVTDDDGQFATSATPDTSGYLPLVSDKVDVTVAARTEAPFDYKALSLTGVDFVSGTSTIIELQPVGQPFSGTLTLAGDGPDARAPASQVLFEVVSGPPGASSVSISAVTTASGTSFPLLWRDANQPASGAGTLARPGTYVVRATLAGHEPVQETIDVVVETGNAPVTFKLARFGSLTVAPVTCSEPLTVPPCGDVGTTPVPRAEITVSGNGIQQTATLAQGTPEAEFGELPSGDYRVVVRAAGMARLTTTLTVKAEDTDAQPVFLTRLGTIRGTVWSTTARAGDPDGTRPVLRKLPGAVVTATGPGGAEFTVVTDADGAYSITGTAALEGLQTGRWSVQARLDGYTAPPAQTVDVTGPGTFEKDVTMPFTPVTVTVFVVNDLIDGEAVPGLDVVLQDGIRSVPATCPPVATGSATTTCDRGEYRFPDVLPVQSILSISGAGYRSLQVSITPPVGQPNSAVTVPLVANTNAIGGIVTGQRGSGTPVPLKDETVRLTAVPAAPTDPDAPVDPPVTSDTMTGVDGSFLFRDLTDGAYDISVEAAGYSPVTRRVTVVGGQAALVDLRLFQVTRAVTVSVTSGSDLTGTLVSLTAQDGTTLPGTIAGQPLVRSGATYTTIFNQVPEGAWTATFTGASGHPWSTTRVLDAGDTTLEATIDEVRLRLAATGPDSGAQLTVTVEGSPSDTDGAIVDLTRTVSVGASAETLYLLAGTYELTPSTVAGATVSPATVTIAPSESDRLVTFAVQSPSTTTLPALTDWEIGTAKTLVATVRGPQSSAATATGTVTFSLAGTELDVVAVDAAGRATLSGTLPAGTVPGATEVTAVYSGSTSLAGSQASRTVTVTAAGTTTTLAAPGPLTVGTPTTLSATVSAPSGGTVTGSVEFLRGGDVVATGTLAGGTATASFTPTSAGPATLSARFVASGSYAASTSAGRSVTAARGPSTTTATAPAAVGGDVTARVAWGGAPATAGTVEVSSPGGQVSCPAVSLTDGVASCSTAGLPAGTHTITVVYSGTVDRLGSQTTVQVVVPAAPPEPGETEDPDDGTP; encoded by the coding sequence ATGACCGAGCAGATCACCCCCACACCCGCCGTCGGCCTCGGCGCCCCGAGCGTCCTCGTGGAGCCCGGCGCGCACGCCCCGGCCGGACGGGCGGCGACCCTGCGGGTGCACGCCCGCAACCTCGCCGACGGGCCCCGCGACGTCACCGTCACGGTCATGGGCCTCGACGACGGCTGGTCGCCCGAGCCCGTGCGGCTCCCGGCGGTCGAGCCCGACGCGACGGTGTCGACCGAGATCGACCTGCTCCCCGTGGTCGGTGCCGTCCCGGGCGACTACCCCTTCGTGGTGGTCGTGCAGTCCGCAGCCCCCGGTGCCGGCCCGACGACCACCCTCGCGGAGAGTGTGCTGGTCGTCGACGCACCGAGCGAGGTGCTGCTGACCGTCGAGCCCGCCGACTCACGGATGCGCATGCGACGCAGGCTGTCGGTGGTCCTGTCGAACACCGGCGTCGAGCCGGTCGAGCTCACCGTGAAGACCCAGACGTCCCGCGGCCTGCGTCTCGAGCTGCCGTCGCGCACGCTCACCGTCCCCGGGCGCCAGACCGTGCGGATGTCGGCGACGGCCCGCAACCAGCGCCCGCAGCTCATGGGGCACCTCGACCGCAGGACCTTCTCCGTGGTCGCCCAGGGCCGCCAGGCACCTGCCCGGTTCAGCGGCACCGTCACCGCCCGCCCGCTCGTCAGCGCGGCGATGATGCGAGTGGTCGGGCTCCTCATGGTCGTGGTCCTCTGGGGCGGCGGGCTCCTCGTCGCGCTGCCCTGGTTCACCGACCGTGCCGGCGACCAGCCGGTGACCGCGCAGCCCGCGGCGACCGTCGTGACGGATCCTGCTGCCGGTCCCGACGGCAGCGGCGGCACAGAAGGGGCCGCGGGCGGCTCAGGGGCAGACGGCTCCGGCGCCCCCGGCGAGGATGACGGCGTCCTGCCCGACGCCGGCGTGCGGGTCGGCGGTGTCGTCACCGCCGACGACCCCTCCGGCGTCCGGGTGCAGATCGCCCCGGCGAGCATCATCCCGACCACGACGCAGCAGACCGCCGCCGGTACGCCGGCCGCCTCGGGCGGCGGCGGGGGAGCCGCACGCGGGGCGGGCACGTCCCGCGTCGTCCCTGCGGCGGTCGTGGCGGGGACGGGCACGTCGGGCACCCTCGCGTCCTCCGACGACGCCACCTCGTCCTCGGGCAGCGCCCGTGCGATCACCAAGACCTCGGCGCTCGGGCTCCCGCTGGGCTCGACCTCGGCCGCAGGTCAGTCGTCGACCGTCTCCGCGGCGCGCAGCACCGAGACCGGCTCCGACGGCGCCTGGGCCTTCGCCGGGCTCGCCCCGACGCTCAACTACCTCGTCACCGTGTCCAAGCCCGGCTACCAGACCGTCCGCCAGGTCGTCTCCGGGGCCGAGGCGGCGGCAGCAGCGCTCGACGTCACCCTCGTCGCGGGCGACGGCAGCCTCTCCGGCGTCGTCACCGGGCCTGACGGCGCAGGCGCGGGCGGGGTGACGGTCGTGCTGAGCGACGGCACCACGACCGTGAGCACCACGACGGCCACGAGCGGCACCGTCGGGTCCTGGGCCGTCGACGGCCTCTCGACCCCCAGCACCTACCTCGTCACCGCGCAGGGTGCGGGACTCGGGGCGCAGTCCGTCCTCGTCACGCTCTCCGCGGGCGGCTCGGCGACCGCACCCCTGAGCCTGCAGGACGGCGTCGCGACCCTCTCCGGGACCGTCACCGGACCGGACGCCCTCGGCGCCGTCTCCGGGGTCGGCGGCGCGACGGTCACCGCGACCGCCGGCGACACCACCCGTACCGCCTCGACCCTCACCTCCGGCCGGCCCGGCGCGTACAGCCTCGCCGACCTGCCGGTCCCGGGCAGCTACACGCTCACCGTCGAGGCACCCGGCTTCGCGACCCAGACCCTCGAGCTCGACCTCGGGCCCGAGTCCTCGGCCGCCCCCGCGGACGTGCTGCTCGGCTCGTCGAGCGGCGTCGCGCAGGGCACCGTCCGCGACACCGCAGGCACCGCGCTCTCGGGCGCCGGGCTCAGCCTCACCAACGGCACCGACGCCTACAAGACGATGTCGACCTCCGACGGCTCCGGCTCCTTCCGCTTCAACGGCATCGTCCCCGGCGAGTACGTGCTGTCCGCCGAGCTGTTCGGCCACCTCACCGCGTCGACGACCGTCACGGTCGCGTCGGGCGGGACCGTGGGCGCCGACCTCGTCCTCACCCCGGTCGCCGGCGACGGCCTCGTCGACACGTCGCGCATCCGCGGGCGTGCGAGCGACGCCCGGACCAACGGGCAGATCGACTGCGTCGCGCTCGCCCCGGGCGAGGAGTGCCTCGTCACGGTCTCGCTCACCGCGCAGAACCCCGACGGCACGCAGCGCCAGGTGACGGTCACCTCGGAGCCCGACCTCGAGTACGTCATCCCCGCCGCCGACGACACCGGCCTGCTCCCCGGGCTCTACGAGCTCACCGTCTCCGCCCCCGGGTACGAGAGCTCGAGCGTCAAGGTCAACGTGCCCATGGCGCAGACCGTCTCGGCCGGGCAGGTCGCGCTGTTCCCGTCGCCGTCGCTCAGCGGGACGGTGCTCACCCGCATCGGCGCCGTGCCGGACGGGACCTGCGTCGTCGCGGTCGCCTCCGGCCAGCCTGCGCCCACCGGGGGCTGCACCGCACCCGCGCCGGACACCTGCCAGGTCGACGGCGGTCGCTGTGCCTTCACGGGCGTCAACGGTGGCTACACCATCACCTCGATGCCGGCGGGCACCTACACCGTGACGGTGCTCCCCGGCAGCGCGGAGTACCGCGTCTCAGGCACCATCCCTCCCGTGACGCTCGTGCCCGGCGACGTCCGTCGCGTCGACGTGACCCTGGACCGGCTCGCCCGGCTGTCGGTCACGACCCTCGTGGACCGCGGCACCGGCGCCATCACGCCCGCCGCCGGGGCTGTGGTGACCCCGGTCCTGCTCGCCGGCTCCGGCAAGCCTGTCGTCCCGGGGGCACCGGGGACGCCCGGGACGCCGGTGGTCTCGGTCGACGGTGTCGCGGCGCTGAGCATGCTCGAGCCTGGGACGTACCGCTTCGACGTGACGTGGCAGGACGACGACGGGGTCCAGCTCACAGGGTCGATCGCCGGCATCGAGCTGGCCTTCAACCAGGAGCGCACGACGCAGCTCGTGCTCACCCGCACGGTGCGGGTGTTCCAAGGCGCACTCATGACCCAGCTGACCGCAGGCATCCAGACACCGGTCGAGGACCGTGAGGTCGTGGTCACCGGGATCATCGGCTACGACGGCGTGACGCCCGTCCGCTCGAGCGTCACGCTCGTCACCGACGACGACGGCCAGTTCGCGACCTCGGCGACGCCCGACACGAGCGGCTACCTGCCGCTCGTGTCGGACAAGGTCGACGTGACGGTCGCCGCGAGGACGGAGGCTCCCTTCGACTACAAGGCCCTCTCGCTCACCGGGGTGGACTTCGTCTCGGGCACGTCCACGATCATCGAGCTCCAGCCGGTCGGGCAGCCCTTCTCCGGGACGCTCACGCTCGCCGGGGACGGTCCGGACGCGAGGGCACCCGCCTCGCAGGTGCTCTTCGAGGTCGTCTCCGGTCCGCCGGGCGCGTCCTCGGTGAGCATTTCCGCGGTCACCACGGCCAGCGGCACGTCCTTCCCGCTGCTGTGGCGGGACGCCAACCAGCCTGCCAGCGGTGCGGGCACCCTCGCCCGGCCAGGCACCTACGTGGTCCGCGCGACTCTCGCGGGCCACGAGCCTGTGCAGGAGACGATCGACGTGGTCGTCGAGACGGGGAACGCCCCGGTGACCTTCAAGCTCGCCCGGTTCGGAAGCCTCACCGTCGCGCCGGTCACGTGCTCAGAACCCCTCACCGTGCCGCCGTGCGGGGACGTCGGGACGACCCCCGTGCCCAGGGCCGAGATCACGGTGAGCGGCAACGGCATCCAGCAGACCGCGACCCTGGCGCAGGGCACGCCCGAGGCGGAGTTCGGCGAGCTGCCCTCCGGGGACTACCGCGTCGTCGTGCGGGCCGCCGGCATGGCACGTCTGACCACCACGCTCACCGTCAAGGCCGAAGACACCGACGCGCAGCCCGTCTTCCTCACGAGGCTCGGCACGATCAGAGGGACCGTGTGGTCGACGACGGCGCGCGCCGGCGACCCAGATGGCACCAGACCGGTCCTCCGAAAGCTCCCGGGAGCGGTCGTCACGGCCACCGGCCCGGGGGGAGCGGAGTTCACCGTGGTCACGGACGCCGACGGGGCCTACTCGATCACCGGCACGGCAGCCCTCGAAGGGCTGCAGACGGGCAGGTGGAGCGTCCAGGCGCGCCTGGACGGCTACACGGCACCGCCAGCCCAGACGGTGGACGTCACCGGACCCGGCACGTTCGAGAAAGACGTCACGATGCCGTTCACGCCCGTGACCGTCACGGTGTTCGTGGTGAACGACCTCATCGACGGCGAGGCCGTCCCGGGGCTCGACGTCGTCCTGCAGGACGGCATCAGGTCCGTGCCCGCCACGTGCCCGCCGGTCGCGACAGGGTCAGCGACCACCACCTGCGACCGTGGCGAGTACCGGTTCCCCGACGTGCTGCCCGTGCAGTCGATCCTGTCGATCTCCGGCGCGGGCTACCGGTCGTTGCAGGTGAGCATCACCCCACCGGTGGGTCAGCCGAACTCGGCGGTCACCGTGCCACTCGTCGCGAACACCAACGCCATCGGCGGCATCGTCACGGGGCAGCGCGGCTCGGGGACACCGGTCCCGCTCAAGGACGAGACGGTGCGCCTGACCGCCGTGCCCGCGGCGCCGACGGACCCGGACGCACCGGTGGACCCGCCAGTCACGTCGGACACCATGACAGGGGTCGACGGCAGCTTCCTGTTCCGCGACCTCACCGACGGTGCCTACGACATCTCGGTCGAGGCCGCGGGCTACAGCCCGGTGACCCGGCGGGTCACCGTGGTCGGAGGGCAGGCGGCCCTCGTGGACCTCCGGCTGTTCCAGGTGACCCGAGCCGTCACGGTCTCCGTCACGTCGGGCTCCGACCTCACGGGCACGCTCGTGTCCCTCACGGCGCAGGACGGCACGACGCTGCCGGGCACCATCGCGGGGCAGCCCCTGGTCCGGTCCGGAGCGACGTACACGACCATCTTCAACCAGGTGCCCGAGGGCGCGTGGACGGCCACCTTCACGGGGGCGTCCGGGCACCCGTGGTCGACCACCCGGGTCCTCGACGCCGGGGACACCACCCTCGAGGCGACCATCGACGAGGTGCGGCTGCGTCTCGCGGCGACCGGGCCCGACAGCGGCGCGCAGCTGACAGTGACCGTCGAGGGCAGCCCTTCGGACACCGACGGTGCCATCGTCGACCTCACGAGGACAGTCTCGGTCGGGGCGTCGGCAGAGACGCTCTACCTCCTCGCCGGCACCTACGAGCTCACACCGAGCACGGTGGCCGGGGCGACCGTCTCCCCGGCGACGGTGACGATCGCACCGAGCGAGTCCGACCGTCTGGTGACCTTCGCGGTCCAGAGCCCCAGCACGACCACCCTTCCTGCGCTGACGGACTGGGAGATCGGCACCGCCAAGACCCTCGTCGCGACCGTGCGCGGGCCGCAGTCCTCGGCGGCGACCGCGACCGGGACTGTGACCTTCTCCCTCGCCGGGACCGAGCTGGACGTCGTGGCCGTCGATGCGGCGGGCCGGGCGACGCTCAGCGGGACCCTCCCGGCCGGGACCGTCCCGGGGGCGACCGAGGTGACGGCGGTGTACTCCGGGTCGACGTCGCTCGCGGGCTCCCAGGCGTCCAGGACGGTGACCGTCACCGCGGCCGGGACCACCACCACCCTGGCCGCCCCGGGACCCCTGACCGTCGGGACCCCGACGACTCTCAGCGCCACGGTCTCCGCCCCGAGCGGGGGCACGGTCACGGGGTCGGTCGAGTTCCTCCGGGGCGGGGACGTCGTCGCCACCGGTACCCTCGCCGGAGGCACCGCGACGGCTTCCTTCACCCCCACGAGCGCGGGTCCGGCGACGCTGTCTGCCCGCTTCGTCGCCTCGGGCTCCTACGCCGCGTCGACGAGCGCGGGGCGCTCGGTCACGGCTGCGAGGGGGCCGTCGACCACGACGGCGACAGCGCCCGCTGCGGTCGGCGGTGACGTCACGGCGCGGGTCGCCTGGGGTGGGGCGCCGGCCACGGCCGGGACGGTGGAGGTCTCGAGCCCGGGAGGACAGGTCTCCTGCCCTGCCGTCTCGCTGACGGACGGCGTCGCGTCCTGCTCGACCGCAGGGCTCCCCGCCGGTACCCACACGATCACGGTCGTCTACAGCGGGACGGTCGACCGGCTCGGGTCGCAGACCACCGTCCAGGTCGTGGTGCCGGCGGCACCGCCGGAGCCGGGAGAGACCGAGGACCCGGACGACGGGACCCCGTGA
- a CDS encoding carboxypeptidase-like regulatory domain-containing protein has protein sequence MRVELSVRRLQVVPGVASALTVTVTNTSEVISGYTVRFLGADPDWVAVDDPEISLFPDATAEVRMRLTLPVGVPAGPRRMAVQVRELTADQAVAIEEVVVTVPEQPGLDVRLDPVTVTGGRRADFGVVVENNGNTVLTGKLRAVDPEKKTTFTFTPPDFRLAPGEHVTGRLRTKAKRPVFGSMTVRPFALHVDDGVRRAAAPEGEEPRPVAQGVFVQKPLFARGLLSLLGLLVAVTVFAVVIAVGLTSVLARSAADRDLALQVAQARFDTSASTGTAGLTGAVTLLSDGQPVSGVAVEVFVESDTTAVVATTASDDAGAFAVTNLPAGDYKLRMRGAGFAEVWYPAGATDADAEVVTLSAGQQVTGLSVLLGGVPATVSGTVLGSDAAGATAELQIPLDAAVLDGLVDPVAGAATPPAAGDGAVVRSTPVGGDGTFSFAAVPSPAVYDLVVSKPGFSTQVHRIDVAAGEDRAGLEVSLLEGDGSISGLVSSASGPVPGATVVATYGQGVVQTVSLTQDDVGSFVLRGLQTPATFTVVVSAPGYASATLSVNLAEAQELTGLSVVLGQSAGTLSGQVTVPAGTSAAGVAVTVSDGAVTRQTVTRSSDPAGSWSLGGLPLPATYTVTFSRADLESQVVSVTVDGNGAVSTGGPVDVTLRAATGRITGVVTQTAVGSEESGPAGNVQVTAASGTSTLSVTSASTPQESVGAFVLENVAPGTYTVTFSRKGTRPTSSIVTVTAGQTVELNPQLVSPASISGTVRAEGVPVAGLELRLFTAEEFGTAAPARAVVTSAADGTYQFPDVDAPAHYVIEVRSATGTSALATSPALTIGQSDALTYDFTLESLS, from the coding sequence GTGAGGGTCGAGCTCTCCGTCCGCCGCCTGCAGGTGGTGCCCGGCGTCGCCTCCGCGCTGACGGTCACCGTCACCAACACGAGCGAGGTGATCTCCGGGTACACCGTGAGGTTCCTCGGTGCCGACCCCGACTGGGTGGCCGTCGACGACCCCGAGATCAGCCTGTTCCCGGACGCGACGGCCGAGGTGCGGATGCGCCTCACCCTGCCCGTCGGCGTCCCCGCGGGGCCGCGCCGGATGGCCGTGCAGGTCCGCGAGCTCACCGCAGACCAGGCCGTCGCGATCGAGGAGGTCGTCGTCACGGTCCCGGAGCAGCCGGGCCTCGACGTCCGGCTCGACCCGGTCACGGTGACGGGCGGGCGTCGCGCCGACTTCGGCGTGGTCGTCGAGAACAACGGCAACACGGTCCTCACCGGGAAGCTCCGGGCCGTGGACCCGGAGAAGAAGACCACCTTCACCTTCACCCCGCCGGACTTCCGGCTCGCCCCCGGCGAGCACGTCACCGGCCGGCTGCGGACCAAGGCCAAGCGTCCCGTCTTCGGCTCGATGACCGTCCGGCCCTTCGCGCTGCACGTCGACGACGGCGTCCGCCGCGCGGCCGCGCCGGAGGGCGAGGAGCCACGGCCCGTCGCCCAGGGCGTCTTCGTCCAGAAGCCGCTGTTCGCCCGAGGCCTGCTCTCGCTGCTCGGCCTGCTGGTCGCGGTCACCGTCTTCGCGGTGGTCATCGCCGTCGGCCTGACGAGCGTGCTCGCGCGCTCGGCCGCCGACCGGGACCTCGCCCTGCAGGTCGCCCAGGCACGCTTCGACACCTCGGCGTCGACCGGTACCGCCGGGCTCACCGGGGCCGTCACGCTGCTCTCGGACGGGCAGCCGGTCTCGGGGGTCGCGGTCGAGGTGTTCGTCGAGTCCGACACGACCGCCGTGGTCGCCACCACAGCATCCGACGACGCGGGCGCCTTCGCCGTGACCAACCTGCCTGCCGGGGACTACAAGCTGCGGATGCGCGGGGCCGGCTTCGCCGAGGTCTGGTACCCCGCCGGGGCGACCGACGCCGACGCCGAGGTCGTCACCCTGAGCGCGGGCCAGCAGGTCACCGGGCTCTCCGTGCTCCTCGGCGGCGTCCCCGCCACGGTCTCCGGGACCGTGCTCGGCAGCGACGCCGCCGGGGCGACCGCAGAGCTGCAGATCCCGCTCGACGCGGCCGTCCTCGACGGCCTCGTCGACCCCGTCGCCGGTGCGGCGACGCCACCCGCCGCCGGCGACGGCGCTGTGGTCCGGTCGACGCCGGTCGGCGGGGACGGCACCTTCTCCTTCGCGGCCGTGCCCTCCCCGGCGGTCTACGACCTCGTCGTGTCCAAGCCGGGCTTCTCGACGCAGGTGCACCGCATCGACGTCGCCGCAGGCGAGGACCGGGCCGGCCTCGAGGTCAGCCTGCTCGAGGGGGACGGCTCGATCTCCGGGCTCGTCTCCTCGGCCTCCGGACCGGTGCCCGGTGCCACGGTCGTGGCGACCTACGGCCAGGGCGTCGTGCAGACCGTGAGCCTCACCCAGGACGACGTCGGCAGCTTCGTGCTGCGCGGGCTGCAGACCCCGGCGACCTTCACGGTCGTGGTGAGCGCCCCCGGCTACGCCTCGGCGACGCTGAGCGTCAACCTCGCGGAGGCCCAGGAGCTCACCGGGCTGTCGGTGGTGCTCGGGCAGTCTGCCGGGACGCTCTCCGGCCAGGTCACCGTCCCAGCCGGGACCAGCGCCGCCGGTGTCGCCGTCACCGTGAGCGACGGCGCCGTCACCCGCCAGACCGTGACCCGGTCGAGCGACCCCGCAGGGTCCTGGTCCCTCGGCGGGCTGCCGCTCCCGGCTACCTACACGGTGACCTTCTCGCGGGCCGACCTCGAGTCGCAGGTGGTCTCCGTGACCGTCGACGGCAACGGGGCCGTGAGCACCGGCGGTCCCGTGGACGTCACGCTGCGCGCGGCGACGGGGCGGATCACCGGGGTGGTCACCCAGACCGCCGTCGGCTCGGAGGAGTCCGGCCCGGCGGGCAACGTCCAGGTGACCGCGGCCTCCGGGACCTCGACGCTGTCGGTCACGAGCGCCTCGACGCCGCAGGAGAGCGTGGGAGCCTTCGTGCTCGAGAACGTCGCCCCCGGGACGTACACCGTGACCTTCTCCCGCAAGGGCACCCGGCCGACGTCGAGCATCGTCACCGTCACGGCCGGCCAGACGGTCGAGCTCAACCCGCAGCTCGTCTCGCCCGCCTCGATCTCCGGGACGGTCCGAGCCGAGGGCGTGCCCGTCGCCGGGCTCGAGCTCCGGCTCTTCACCGCGGAGGAGTTCGGCACCGCCGCGCCGGCACGCGCCGTGGTCACGAGCGCCGCCGACGGCACCTACCAGTTCCCCGACGTCGACGCCCCGGCGCACTACGTCATCGAGGTGCGGTCCGCGACGGGCACCTCGGCCCTCGCGACCTCACCCGCCCTCACCATCGGTCAGAGCGACGCCCTGACGTACGACTTCACGCTGGAGTCCCTCTCATGA
- a CDS encoding carboxypeptidase-like regulatory domain-containing protein: protein MRILTTVDRLTAAPGQAVTLRLEVVNTETVIEGIGATVYGVPPEMVRTEPASLALFPDAQGELAVEFTVPATFPAGRHPVTVAVQGRAPGARAVHHDVELVVDARPRLLLQASPSVVRARRRGTFSVESVNRGNVPLDVSLRARDADRSLTTTVTPSATTVAPGESVTSTVVATGPRQLFGSDRDRPLRIDAVAGEQSESISLMLRQRPLISRGLLTVLVLLAIVCVWAAIFLVGIRGVLGSDPVTKVAPASFFAATAEAGGGAGADGGAPAGALSKDGLVESGVGGTVTGTVTAVNDGRGVGRITVEALRQSRQGLVVVGSAATQADGTYTVAGLFPGQYYLRASADGYDEVWYPASPDRSGSTVVRARAQQVSDGQDILVTGQPATLSGTVAVGDVRAPVVTTVVARPTWPGAPEGVEHTTETAADGTYSFVDLPAPGSYELSFTAEGYQPVTTLESLAGGQSRFASDVTLGSTSGQISGLVTDGQSPLGGVEVSTTLDGAPVVVGTPTLGAVGTFVIPGLATPGTYVVTFTREGFGESTVVVDLSAGESRTDLEVVLGDGVGTLTGRLVDAEGRGLGGATITVGGTETPVTATTLTSGEVGSFTLTGLAVPGSYTVTFTLAGYGDQSIPVELSAGAAQEPVLVRMTAALGGISGRVTSAGAPLDGAEVVVTDGVKTWTTVAESGGEAPGAYSFSGLTPGTYTVTVSSAGTVAATGLAQVTAGSSTTRDLDVPGVG, encoded by the coding sequence ATGAGGATCCTCACCACGGTCGACCGGCTCACGGCAGCACCGGGTCAGGCCGTCACGCTCCGCCTCGAGGTCGTCAACACCGAGACCGTCATCGAGGGCATCGGGGCGACGGTCTACGGCGTGCCGCCCGAGATGGTGCGCACCGAGCCTGCCTCCCTCGCGCTCTTCCCCGACGCACAGGGCGAGCTCGCCGTCGAGTTCACCGTCCCGGCGACGTTCCCTGCCGGGCGACACCCCGTCACCGTCGCGGTCCAGGGCCGAGCCCCCGGGGCGCGTGCCGTGCACCACGACGTCGAGCTCGTGGTCGACGCCCGCCCCCGGCTGCTGCTCCAGGCCTCCCCGAGCGTGGTCCGAGCACGACGCCGCGGGACCTTCTCGGTCGAGAGCGTCAACCGCGGGAACGTCCCGCTCGACGTGTCCCTGCGCGCGCGCGACGCGGACCGCAGCCTGACGACCACCGTGACCCCCTCGGCGACCACCGTGGCCCCGGGGGAGTCCGTCACGTCGACCGTGGTCGCCACCGGACCGCGCCAGCTCTTCGGCTCGGACCGCGACCGCCCGCTGCGGATCGACGCGGTCGCGGGTGAGCAGTCCGAGAGCATCTCGCTCATGCTGCGCCAGCGCCCGCTCATCAGCCGCGGCCTGCTGACGGTCCTCGTGCTGCTCGCCATCGTCTGCGTCTGGGCGGCCATCTTCCTCGTCGGCATCCGCGGGGTCCTCGGCAGCGACCCGGTGACCAAGGTCGCCCCCGCGTCGTTCTTCGCCGCCACGGCCGAGGCCGGCGGCGGTGCCGGGGCCGACGGCGGGGCGCCCGCCGGGGCGCTCTCCAAGGACGGCCTCGTCGAGTCGGGCGTGGGCGGCACGGTCACCGGGACCGTCACCGCGGTCAACGACGGGCGCGGCGTCGGTCGCATCACCGTCGAGGCCCTGCGGCAGTCCCGCCAGGGCCTCGTGGTCGTGGGGTCGGCAGCCACCCAGGCCGACGGCACCTACACCGTCGCCGGCCTGTTCCCGGGGCAGTACTACCTGCGGGCCTCGGCCGACGGCTACGACGAGGTCTGGTACCCCGCCTCGCCCGACAGGTCTGGCTCGACCGTCGTCCGCGCCCGCGCGCAGCAGGTCAGCGACGGGCAGGACATCCTCGTCACCGGGCAGCCGGCGACGCTCTCCGGGACCGTCGCCGTCGGCGACGTCCGCGCCCCGGTCGTCACCACCGTCGTCGCCCGCCCGACCTGGCCCGGTGCGCCCGAGGGCGTCGAGCACACGACCGAGACCGCGGCCGACGGGACCTACTCCTTCGTCGACCTGCCCGCCCCCGGCTCCTACGAGCTGAGCTTCACCGCCGAGGGGTACCAGCCGGTCACGACCCTCGAGTCCCTCGCCGGCGGGCAGAGCCGCTTCGCCTCCGACGTCACCCTCGGCTCCACGAGCGGCCAGATCTCGGGTCTCGTCACCGACGGGCAGAGCCCGCTCGGCGGCGTCGAGGTGTCGACCACCCTCGACGGGGCCCCCGTGGTCGTCGGCACGCCGACCCTCGGCGCCGTCGGGACCTTCGTCATCCCCGGCCTCGCGACGCCCGGCACCTACGTCGTCACCTTCACCCGCGAGGGCTTCGGCGAGAGCACCGTCGTCGTCGACCTCTCGGCGGGCGAGTCCCGGACCGACCTCGAGGTGGTCCTCGGCGACGGCGTCGGCACCCTCACCGGCCGGCTCGTCGACGCCGAGGGGCGCGGCCTCGGCGGTGCCACGATCACCGTCGGCGGCACCGAGACGCCCGTGACCGCGACCACCCTCACGAGCGGCGAGGTCGGCTCCTTCACCCTCACCGGTCTCGCCGTCCCCGGCTCCTACACCGTGACCTTCACGCTCGCGGGGTACGGCGACCAGAGCATCCCGGTCGAGCTCTCGGCCGGCGCAGCCCAGGAGCCGGTGCTCGTGCGCATGACGGCGGCCCTCGGTGGCATCTCCGGACGGGTCACCTCCGCGGGCGCACCGCTCGACGGCGCCGAGGTGGTCGTCACCGACGGCGTGAAGACCTGGACCACCGTCGCCGAGAGCGGCGGGGAGGCCCCGGGCGCCTACTCGTTCTCCGGGCTGACACCCGGGACCTACACCGTGACCGTGAGCAGCGCCGGGACCGTCGCGGCCACCGGTCTCGCACAGGTGACCGCGGGCTCGTCGACCACCCGTGACCTCGACGTGCCGGGGGTGGGCTGA